Proteins encoded by one window of Massilia sp. NR 4-1:
- a CDS encoding bifunctional serine/threonine-protein kinase/formylglycine-generating enzyme family protein: MMQTARDKIRELRALHEDGLLSLAEFDRRKNAILDAEYAPPGHAAAPLPVRQGTELGLMAGQEIGPQNRRYRLERLLGMGGMGQVWQATDLATHAELGHSEQVALKILPPQLTQNPVHAKLLIEEATQARRLAHDNIVRVYEWAQDPATASYFIIMECLEGQDLDAWLAETGAATLDQVVQLLRPVANALQYAWDKHRLVHRDLKPGNVFLTRRGEIKLLDFGIASRVRSSGSTLGLLQTPNAGTAGYRAPEAGTNQGQPAPQLDVYAVAVMIYQMLEGSMPFGENRSAQVQPDAPKALNALQWQVLQRGFAFDHEERPGSVGGLLDALQRAAGPSEEELAAQAEQARQQQRDLERQREREQAEEKERAARAEQERLLQAQMEAQQRVETLARRKAEAEALAVQKLKLEQQRRDQEKQRRLDAEEATRQRKDQLRQQLLARREADAQKARQEFEEKQRKAAQIKAEAAYRAEQERHRKEQAARNEAELRAILPTPDSPVADASGVLRDSFADGSGKGPELVLIPTGRFQMGGAPHEHAVALKAGSQQSWLERETPQRWVGIEQSFALGRYPVTVREWRQFARATGWESKLDVDWGAPGFAQDDQHPVVCVSWNDAQLYLQWLSDKTGQTYRLPSEAEWEYACRAGTRTAFSFGDTISTEQANYDGNFTYNGGPRGTHRNGTCKVGSFPPNPWGLYDMHGNVWEWVQDTVHENYQGAPLDGRAWEEGGDAARRILRGGAWLYNPRYLRSALRNGYSAVLANDVVGFRVARKLA; encoded by the coding sequence ATGATGCAAACAGCAAGAGACAAGATCCGCGAACTGCGCGCCCTTCATGAAGACGGTCTGTTAAGCCTGGCGGAATTCGACCGCCGCAAGAACGCCATCCTGGACGCCGAGTATGCGCCGCCGGGCCACGCCGCCGCGCCTTTGCCTGTGCGGCAGGGCACGGAGCTGGGTTTGATGGCGGGACAGGAAATCGGCCCGCAAAACCGGCGCTACCGGCTGGAACGCCTGCTTGGCATGGGCGGCATGGGCCAGGTATGGCAGGCCACCGACCTGGCCACGCACGCCGAGCTGGGACACAGCGAGCAGGTGGCGCTGAAAATCCTACCGCCGCAGCTGACGCAAAATCCGGTGCACGCCAAGCTGCTGATCGAGGAGGCGACACAAGCGCGCCGCCTGGCGCATGACAATATCGTGCGCGTCTACGAATGGGCGCAGGATCCGGCCACGGCCAGCTATTTCATCATCATGGAATGCCTGGAGGGCCAGGATCTGGATGCCTGGCTGGCCGAAACCGGCGCCGCCACGCTGGACCAGGTGGTGCAGCTGCTGCGCCCCGTGGCGAACGCCCTGCAATACGCCTGGGACAAGCACCGCCTGGTGCACCGCGACCTCAAGCCCGGCAATGTCTTCCTGACCCGGCGCGGCGAGATCAAGCTGCTCGACTTCGGCATCGCTTCGCGCGTGCGCAGCTCGGGCAGCACCCTGGGCCTGCTGCAAACGCCGAATGCCGGCACCGCAGGCTACCGCGCGCCGGAAGCCGGCACCAACCAGGGCCAGCCCGCGCCCCAGCTCGACGTGTACGCGGTGGCGGTGATGATTTACCAGATGCTGGAAGGGAGCATGCCTTTCGGCGAGAACCGCTCGGCCCAGGTCCAGCCCGATGCGCCCAAGGCCTTGAACGCGCTGCAATGGCAGGTGCTGCAGCGCGGCTTCGCATTCGACCATGAAGAGCGCCCCGGCTCGGTGGGCGGCTTGCTGGACGCCTTGCAGCGTGCCGCCGGTCCCAGCGAAGAGGAGCTGGCGGCGCAAGCCGAGCAGGCGCGCCAGCAGCAGCGCGATCTGGAGCGCCAGCGCGAACGCGAGCAGGCCGAGGAGAAGGAGCGCGCCGCGCGCGCCGAACAGGAACGTCTGCTCCAGGCGCAGATGGAAGCGCAGCAGCGTGTCGAGACGCTGGCGCGGCGCAAGGCCGAAGCCGAGGCGCTGGCCGTGCAGAAGCTCAAGCTGGAGCAGCAGCGCCGCGACCAGGAAAAACAGCGCCGCCTGGACGCCGAAGAAGCGACGCGCCAGCGCAAGGACCAGCTGCGCCAGCAACTGCTGGCGCGGCGCGAGGCCGACGCGCAAAAGGCGCGCCAGGAATTTGAGGAGAAGCAGCGCAAGGCGGCGCAGATCAAGGCCGAAGCGGCCTATCGCGCCGAGCAGGAACGCCACCGCAAGGAACAGGCGGCGCGCAACGAGGCCGAGCTGCGCGCCATTCTGCCGACGCCGGACAGCCCGGTGGCCGACGCCAGCGGCGTGCTGCGCGACAGTTTCGCCGACGGCAGCGGCAAGGGGCCGGAGCTGGTGCTGATCCCGACTGGCCGATTCCAGATGGGCGGTGCGCCGCACGAACATGCGGTGGCGCTGAAAGCCGGCTCCCAGCAGTCGTGGCTGGAACGCGAGACGCCGCAGCGCTGGGTCGGCATCGAGCAGTCGTTTGCGCTGGGCCGCTATCCGGTCACGGTGCGCGAATGGCGCCAGTTCGCGCGCGCCACTGGCTGGGAATCGAAACTCGACGTCGACTGGGGGGCGCCCGGCTTCGCCCAGGACGATCAGCATCCGGTGGTCTGCGTCAGCTGGAACGACGCCCAGCTGTATCTGCAATGGCTGAGCGACAAGACCGGGCAGACTTACCGCTTGCCGAGCGAGGCGGAATGGGAATACGCCTGCCGCGCCGGCACGCGCACGGCCTTCAGCTTCGGCGATACCATCAGCACCGAGCAGGCTAATTACGACGGCAACTTCACCTACAACGGCGGGCCGCGCGGCACGCACCGCAACGGCACCTGCAAGGTGGGCAGCTTCCCGCCCAATCCCTGGGGACTGTACGATATGCATGGCAATGTGTGGGAATGGGTGCAGGATACGGTGCATGAGAATTACCAGGGCGCGCCGCTGGACGGACGCGCCTGGGAAGAGGGCGGCGATGCGGCGCGCCGCATCCTGCGCGGCGGCGCCTGGCTGTACAACCCGCGCTATCTGCGCTCGGCGCTGCGTAATGGCTATTCCGCCGTGCTGGCCAACGATGTGGTGGGCTTCCGGGTGGCGCGCAAGTTGGCTTGA
- a CDS encoding penicillin-binding transpeptidase domain-containing protein — translation MKVAPARNWGRWPAGALALLLVLGGAALLVWHARRLGEASASTVDAAAQQQAAHVYQAALPGARFSVPSTKGISIELQANGALLMVSGLRAGPAQRVDLCHQMRDAQSGRLLPVRIGYRFADVARWVGRGRDEGVPVALRNVLLVSDGASDAMPEVQLSGTARADFADPLGEPLKLSWRGRQGTVRWLSDASLGQPAEGVSGEAGLRQQGWLMWDTQALRIERRASGACPQAGELVVQLFQTNGGAGGAAATPGAGKSLVVAFPARGKAVSAWLPAGDYTIPAKAGPALEDESLFDALLARGLVQLDADGGIQAAPRDLALWRSAPDSARAADLARWQFVRLDDEDRSLLKRLYRQADGVYVRQQIDIFNSERRLLAWRVPDEGAAADGGLEWRASAGGSPLPAGPSMPPLVARLFADLPQGWAPWSRVLQWPAALARQPLRLTLDLPGPASGGERLRLMLLGRASAANGAALRADPACSGRACSRPDDAQILTLTLQAGARSVALDVQPLIPSSSAAAADQQYRHLRVNSGRMVWQRLPDPLRAPVGTAARNDAAAAAVQVAGMGANPGAAAFNKGQGAAIAAVRLQDRNGTLLWADGASTAAARDAGLATMLGLAPGHASSIAGMLARLPQGGEARLTLDLPLQALSQRILDCAGMRHGRWDGATCSATREIPAGRRAGLVILDAENGDILAAAGAGTGEANGANWAEIRDFDRANPARSPLRLPALQHDGGAHQSPGSTFKVVTALGLEMAARKDGQMDAMLGGLPLAALNGVARQRGFAFETSAASYPAATAASAHQARITNYREQGLDRRAQEGRLGLAQAMTYSLNTWFAWAAELSDRSLFGRAEGGAPDLQALEPGALDGVRPIVAAARLLGFEQPLRLDGGLLPPDFNWQAYDALQSTPAHMDPIHTRHELRQMAIGLRMQATPLQMALASAAVGQGRVVVPRLLLQLDGKEAHNEAGARLEMRLDRIRAGMKGVVERGTAATAFGGAALTTLKPGLYGKTGTAPVSEQEGTVWFTGWLEPGSLPKQQRRLAFAVFVSHSPGSGGEHAAPVLAAILASLANQNVEKRGK, via the coding sequence ATGAAAGTGGCGCCGGCAAGGAACTGGGGGCGATGGCCGGCGGGCGCGCTGGCGCTGCTGCTGGTACTGGGCGGGGCGGCGTTGCTGGTCTGGCATGCGCGCCGGCTGGGGGAGGCCAGTGCCAGCACGGTAGATGCGGCGGCACAGCAGCAGGCGGCGCATGTTTATCAGGCGGCGCTGCCGGGGGCGCGCTTCAGCGTACCGTCAACGAAGGGGATTTCTATTGAATTGCAAGCCAATGGGGCGCTGTTGATGGTGTCGGGCTTGCGCGCGGGGCCGGCGCAGCGCGTGGACCTATGCCACCAGATGCGCGATGCGCAGAGCGGGCGTTTGCTGCCTGTGCGGATCGGCTACCGCTTTGCCGATGTCGCGCGCTGGGTGGGACGCGGCCGGGACGAGGGCGTGCCGGTGGCCTTGCGCAATGTGCTGCTGGTATCGGATGGGGCTTCTGACGCGATGCCCGAGGTGCAGCTCAGCGGTACGGCGCGCGCCGACTTCGCCGATCCGCTGGGCGAGCCGCTGAAACTGAGCTGGCGCGGCAGACAAGGCACGGTGCGCTGGCTCAGCGACGCGAGCCTGGGCCAGCCGGCGGAAGGCGTCAGCGGCGAGGCGGGGCTGCGCCAGCAGGGCTGGCTGATGTGGGACACGCAGGCCTTGCGCATCGAGCGGCGCGCAAGTGGCGCCTGTCCGCAGGCGGGGGAGCTGGTGGTGCAGCTGTTCCAGACTAACGGTGGCGCTGGCGGAGCGGCGGCCACGCCCGGCGCCGGCAAATCGCTGGTGGTGGCCTTCCCCGCGCGCGGCAAGGCTGTCAGCGCATGGCTGCCGGCCGGCGACTATACGATTCCCGCCAAGGCCGGGCCCGCGCTGGAAGATGAAAGCCTGTTCGATGCCTTGCTGGCCCGGGGGCTGGTGCAACTGGATGCCGATGGCGGCATCCAGGCCGCTCCGCGCGATTTGGCACTGTGGCGCTCCGCGCCCGATTCCGCGCGTGCCGCCGATCTGGCGCGCTGGCAGTTTGTGAGGCTCGACGATGAGGACCGCAGCCTGCTGAAACGCCTTTACCGCCAGGCCGATGGCGTCTACGTGCGCCAGCAGATCGATATTTTCAATAGCGAGCGCCGTCTGCTCGCCTGGCGCGTTCCGGACGAGGGCGCGGCGGCGGATGGCGGACTGGAATGGCGCGCATCGGCGGGCGGCAGTCCTTTGCCTGCGGGGCCGTCGATGCCGCCGCTGGTTGCGCGCCTGTTTGCCGATCTGCCTCAGGGCTGGGCACCGTGGTCGCGCGTGCTGCAATGGCCGGCAGCCCTGGCACGCCAGCCGCTGCGACTGACTTTGGACTTGCCTGGACCTGCAAGCGGTGGCGAGCGTTTGCGGCTGATGCTGCTGGGCCGGGCCAGTGCCGCCAATGGCGCTGCTTTGCGCGCTGATCCTGCCTGCAGCGGCCGCGCATGCAGCCGTCCGGACGACGCGCAAATCCTGACGCTGACATTGCAGGCCGGCGCGCGCAGCGTGGCGCTGGACGTGCAGCCGCTTATCCCGTCCAGCAGTGCCGCCGCCGCTGATCAGCAGTACCGTCATCTCCGGGTGAACTCCGGCCGCATGGTCTGGCAGCGCCTGCCCGATCCGCTGCGCGCGCCGGTGGGGACGGCTGCGCGCAATGATGCCGCCGCCGCGGCCGTGCAGGTGGCGGGCATGGGGGCAAATCCCGGTGCTGCGGCGTTTAACAAGGGGCAGGGCGCTGCCATTGCCGCCGTCCGCCTGCAAGACCGCAACGGCACGCTGCTGTGGGCCGATGGCGCGTCCACCGCCGCCGCCAGGGACGCCGGGCTGGCGACCATGCTGGGACTGGCGCCTGGCCACGCCAGCAGCATCGCCGGCATGCTGGCGCGCCTGCCGCAAGGCGGCGAGGCGCGTCTGACGCTCGATCTTCCTCTGCAGGCCTTGAGTCAGCGCATCCTCGATTGCGCCGGCATGCGCCATGGGCGCTGGGACGGCGCCACATGCAGCGCAACACGCGAAATTCCGGCGGGCCGCCGCGCCGGCCTGGTGATTCTGGATGCCGAAAACGGCGATATTCTGGCCGCCGCCGGCGCGGGGACGGGCGAAGCGAATGGCGCCAACTGGGCGGAGATCCGCGATTTCGACCGCGCCAATCCGGCCCGCAGTCCTTTGCGCCTGCCCGCCTTGCAGCATGACGGCGGCGCGCACCAGAGTCCCGGCTCGACCTTCAAGGTGGTGACGGCCCTTGGCCTGGAAATGGCCGCGCGCAAGGATGGGCAGATGGACGCCATGCTGGGCGGGCTGCCGCTGGCGGCGCTGAATGGCGTGGCGCGCCAGCGCGGTTTTGCTTTTGAAACCAGCGCCGCCAGCTATCCCGCCGCCACTGCAGCTTCGGCGCACCAGGCCCGCATCACCAACTACCGCGAGCAAGGGCTGGACCGGCGCGCCCAGGAAGGCAGGCTGGGTCTGGCGCAGGCCATGACCTACAGCCTGAATACCTGGTTTGCCTGGGCGGCCGAACTGAGCGACCGCAGCCTGTTCGGCCGCGCCGAGGGCGGCGCGCCGGATTTGCAGGCACTGGAGCCGGGTGCGCTGGATGGCGTGCGCCCCATCGTCGCGGCGGCGCGCCTGCTCGGCTTCGAACAGCCCCTGCGCCTGGATGGCGGCCTGCTGCCGCCGGACTTCAACTGGCAGGCGTATGATGCCTTGCAGTCCACGCCTGCGCATATGGACCCGATCCACACCAGGCACGAGCTGCGCCAGATGGCGATCGGCTTGCGCATGCAGGCCACGCCGCTGCAAATGGCGCTCGCTTCGGCCGCCGTGGGGCAGGGCCGCGTCGTCGTTCCACGCCTGCTGCTGCAGCTGGATGGCAAGGAGGCGCACAATGAGGCTGGTGCGCGGCTGGAGATGCGGCTGGACCGTATCCGCGCCGGCATGAAGGGCGTGGTGGAACGCGGCACGGCCGCCACGGCGTTTGGCGGCGCCGCGTTGACCACGCTGAAGCCTGGACTGTATGGCAAAACCGGCACCGCGCCGGTCTCGGAGCAGGAAGGGACGGTGTGGTTTACCGGCTGGCTGGAGCCGGGTAGCCTGCCGAAACAGCAGCGCCGGCTGGCGTTCGCTGTCTTCGTCAGCCATTCGCCGGGCAGCGGCGGCGAGCATGCGGCGCCGGTGCTGGCCGCCATCCTGGCCAGCCTGGCGAATCAGAACGTGGAAAAGAGGGGGAAATAA
- a CDS encoding YXWGXW repeat-containing protein: MIKPTFIAAALLLGSAAMAPAAMAQVDVSIVVGSAPPPVRLETMPPPRSGYIWAPGYWNWDGYRHVWLPGRWETERYGMYYQQPVWIHTGSGWRLDRGGWVANRISGRSYVALPPPPPRYEPAPGYWDYRGNTQVWIDGNRRPHNGGHWNDHNHGRGHGRDGWRDSDHDGIPNRYDRDRDNDGIPNRRDRDRDGDGVPNRYDRRPDNPNRR, from the coding sequence ATGATCAAGCCGACATTTATCGCCGCCGCCCTGCTTCTTGGCTCGGCCGCAATGGCGCCCGCCGCGATGGCGCAGGTCGACGTCAGCATTGTTGTCGGCAGCGCGCCGCCACCGGTGCGACTGGAAACGATGCCCCCGCCGCGCTCCGGCTATATCTGGGCGCCCGGCTACTGGAACTGGGACGGCTACCGCCACGTATGGCTGCCCGGCCGCTGGGAAACGGAACGCTACGGCATGTACTATCAGCAGCCGGTCTGGATTCACACCGGCTCCGGCTGGCGCCTGGACCGTGGCGGCTGGGTCGCCAACCGCATCAGCGGCCGCAGCTATGTCGCCCTGCCACCGCCGCCACCGCGCTATGAACCGGCGCCAGGCTACTGGGACTATCGCGGCAATACCCAGGTCTGGATCGACGGTAACCGGCGCCCGCACAACGGCGGCCACTGGAACGACCATAACCACGGCCGCGGACATGGACGCGATGGCTGGCGCGACAGCGACCATGACGGCATCCCCAACCGCTACGACCGTGACCGCGACAACGACGGCATTCCCAACCGCCGCGACCGCGACCGCGATGGCGACGGCGTGCCAAACCGCTACGACCGCCGCCCCGACAATCCGAACCGCCGCTAA